A window from Micromonospora profundi encodes these proteins:
- a CDS encoding SDR family oxidoreductase encodes MDLSNRTVFIVGGTSGIGRELARRFAATGSTVAVGGRSPEALSELAAEGFGTFDVDVTDGASVGFARDAVLARYPELDTVVTMSGVMLMEDLRDSAHFPTAEATIDTNLVGTIRVIDAFTQHLVGRGAGSFITVTSGIAFLPFPPMPSYAASKAAVHAYSEALRAQLDGTGVDVVELVPPAVATAGQEKVNPHALPLDDFATEVMQLLSANPTPHEILVKGVLMHRWAERDGTYADLVAQRSKALTMLPGRER; translated from the coding sequence GTGGATCTCTCCAACCGCACAGTTTTCATCGTCGGCGGCACCTCGGGTATCGGGCGAGAACTGGCCCGGCGGTTCGCCGCAACGGGCAGCACCGTAGCCGTTGGCGGTCGTAGCCCCGAGGCCCTCTCGGAGCTCGCCGCGGAAGGTTTCGGCACGTTCGACGTCGACGTCACCGACGGCGCTTCTGTCGGCTTTGCCCGGGACGCCGTGCTCGCCCGTTACCCCGAACTGGACACGGTGGTGACGATGTCGGGTGTCATGCTCATGGAAGACCTTCGCGACTCCGCGCACTTTCCGACGGCGGAGGCGACGATCGACACCAACCTGGTCGGCACCATCCGGGTCATCGACGCCTTCACTCAGCATCTGGTCGGTCGGGGTGCCGGCAGCTTCATCACCGTCACCTCCGGCATCGCCTTCCTGCCGTTCCCGCCCATGCCCAGCTACGCCGCTTCGAAGGCCGCGGTGCACGCCTACTCCGAGGCGCTGCGCGCACAACTCGACGGCACCGGTGTCGACGTCGTCGAACTCGTCCCCCCGGCCGTCGCGACAGCCGGGCAGGAGAAGGTGAACCCCCACGCGCTGCCGCTCGACGACTTCGCCACCGAGGTCATGCAACTGCTCTCGGCGAACCCCACCCCGCACGAAATCCTCGTGAAGGGCGTTCTCATGCACCGTTGGGCCGAGCGCGACGGCACCTACGCCGACCTCGTCGCGCAGCGCTCGAAGGCCCTGACGATGCTTCCCGGTCGCGAACGCTGA
- a CDS encoding DinB family protein, which translates to MPVSRRDVLQWQFDLTWSLFEYHLERLEPADFLWEPAAHCWTVRPADDGGWAPDWADAEPDPIPVPTIGWLTWHIGWWWTVALDHAQGRPPRERAEIGWPGDGDKAVAWLRDLRTEWLEVLARLDDADLDGIAPFPWQGDPAHTVAHMIAWVNAELMKNAAEIGQLRLLRHARE; encoded by the coding sequence GTGCCGGTATCCCGTCGTGACGTCCTGCAGTGGCAGTTCGACCTGACCTGGTCGCTGTTCGAATACCACCTGGAACGGCTGGAGCCGGCAGACTTCCTCTGGGAGCCGGCCGCGCACTGCTGGACGGTACGCCCGGCGGACGACGGCGGATGGGCACCGGACTGGGCGGACGCCGAGCCCGACCCGATCCCCGTCCCGACGATCGGGTGGCTCACCTGGCACATCGGCTGGTGGTGGACTGTCGCCCTCGACCACGCCCAGGGGCGTCCGCCACGGGAACGTGCCGAGATCGGCTGGCCCGGTGACGGCGACAAGGCGGTGGCCTGGCTGCGGGACCTCCGCACCGAATGGTTGGAGGTGTTGGCGCGGCTCGACGACGCCGACCTTGACGGCATCGCGCCGTTTCCGTGGCAGGGCGACCCGGCACACACCGTCGCCCACATGATCGCCTGGGTGAACGCCGAGCTCATGAAGAACGCCGCTGAGATCGGCCAGCTCCGCCTGCTGCGCCACGCACGCGAATAG
- a CDS encoding acetyltransferase: MTDLVIRPLVAGEEELFDSMPDPLPQLRKIAYADGIAAGGYRPENTWVALRAGQVVGRAAWLLPPGAVGAPWLDRFDLVAEPEVGAALLRAAHEALGGPGVYYAALPAHWRRRPEVLAVVSAPMEAARLAGLVERGERLRCSWTGTPLPTTSGRYTFRRPLDKAEINTLVARIAEPDVLTGVETAQGVGGVDLATDPLAWLGDSTEQWRVGVADGEPVGLVRPTGDACFPLIAYLGLLDDAVRGELLVEAVRLLAEDGAREVIADVDAHRVAVLAELERTGFRQVRSRVTFTPAAEQE; this comes from the coding sequence ATGACCGACCTGGTCATCCGCCCGCTCGTCGCGGGCGAGGAAGAATTGTTCGACTCCATGCCCGACCCGTTGCCGCAGTTGCGCAAGATCGCGTACGCCGACGGCATCGCCGCCGGCGGCTACCGACCCGAGAACACCTGGGTCGCCCTGCGCGCCGGCCAGGTGGTCGGTAGGGCGGCCTGGCTGCTCCCGCCCGGGGCCGTCGGCGCTCCCTGGCTGGACCGGTTCGACCTGGTCGCCGAGCCGGAGGTGGGGGCCGCGCTGCTGCGCGCCGCCCACGAGGCACTCGGAGGTCCGGGCGTCTACTACGCCGCACTCCCGGCGCACTGGAGGCGTCGACCCGAGGTGCTGGCAGTGGTCAGCGCCCCGATGGAGGCCGCCCGACTGGCAGGGCTTGTCGAGCGCGGAGAGCGGCTGCGGTGCTCCTGGACAGGCACGCCGCTGCCGACGACCTCCGGGCGGTACACGTTCCGCAGGCCACTCGACAAAGCGGAGATCAACACCTTGGTCGCGCGGATCGCCGAGCCGGACGTGCTGACCGGGGTGGAGACCGCGCAGGGGGTCGGCGGAGTCGACCTGGCCACGGACCCCCTTGCCTGGCTGGGGGATTCGACCGAGCAGTGGCGGGTCGGGGTGGCCGACGGTGAGCCGGTGGGCCTGGTCAGGCCGACCGGCGACGCCTGCTTCCCCCTCATCGCCTACCTCGGCCTGCTCGACGACGCCGTCCGGGGTGAGTTGCTGGTCGAGGCGGTCCGGTTGCTGGCCGAGGACGGTGCCCGGGAGGTGATCGCCGACGTGGACGCCCACCGGGTCGCGGTGCTGGCCGAGTTGGAACGGACAGGCTTCCGGCAGGTCCGCTCGCGGGTGACATTCACGCCGGCGGCCGAACAGGAGTAG
- a CDS encoding low temperature requirement protein A — protein sequence MPSWSRGLADSRSPRSATVLELLVDVVYVFALARLAGRVADDLTIVRHALLSEAGQTLLFFTAMWMIWFLNAVMSSTYDPRRTDIQVILLATMFGTLVLAVSLPQAFGQRGLIFACTYVIIQVGRPLYLTLAQWGHPRGKLPARVLTWYTVSAVLWIGGAISGGFGRGVFWTIALAIELVGSAIHWPVPRLGTKRPRNPFGISEAHLAERYNQFFMIALAEVVLETGLAVSFPGFSTGRTITLVAAFVTVVAFWRLYFYHLAPGQAADSNALRLARSSGFSLMLIVAGIICTAVGFGQVIHDPHPPIDWALVVIICGGPVLFLIGRAYLERSSMRPRCRVLPIGVLVLVVATLPLLFLPPVAVAAISGLILVGIAVADGYIHGRGSQTNPTL from the coding sequence ATGCCCTCGTGGTCGCGCGGGCTGGCCGACAGCCGCAGCCCGCGTAGCGCGACAGTCCTGGAACTGCTCGTCGACGTCGTCTACGTCTTCGCGCTCGCGCGCCTGGCGGGCCGCGTCGCCGACGACCTGACCATCGTCCGGCACGCACTGCTGTCGGAGGCGGGTCAGACGCTGCTGTTCTTCACGGCGATGTGGATGATCTGGTTTCTCAACGCCGTCATGTCCAGCACCTACGATCCCCGCCGCACCGACATCCAGGTCATCCTGCTGGCGACGATGTTCGGCACGCTGGTGCTGGCGGTCAGCCTGCCGCAGGCGTTCGGCCAGCGGGGTCTGATCTTCGCCTGCACGTACGTCATCATCCAGGTGGGCCGGCCGCTCTATCTCACGCTGGCGCAGTGGGGGCATCCGCGAGGGAAACTTCCCGCCCGGGTACTGACCTGGTACACGGTCTCCGCCGTGCTGTGGATCGGCGGCGCCATCAGCGGGGGCTTCGGGCGTGGGGTCTTCTGGACCATCGCCCTCGCCATCGAGCTCGTCGGCTCCGCCATCCACTGGCCGGTGCCCCGCCTCGGCACGAAACGACCACGGAACCCGTTCGGGATCTCCGAGGCGCACCTGGCGGAGCGGTACAACCAGTTCTTCATGATCGCGTTGGCCGAGGTGGTGCTGGAGACGGGGCTCGCGGTGAGTTTCCCAGGCTTCTCGACCGGGCGGACCATCACTCTCGTCGCCGCCTTCGTGACGGTAGTGGCGTTCTGGCGGCTGTACTTCTACCACCTGGCCCCGGGGCAGGCCGCGGACTCGAACGCGCTGCGCCTGGCCCGGTCGTCGGGCTTCAGTCTGATGCTCATCGTCGCAGGCATCATCTGCACAGCGGTGGGGTTCGGGCAGGTCATCCACGACCCGCACCCGCCGATCGACTGGGCGCTGGTGGTCATCATCTGCGGCGGCCCGGTGCTGTTCCTGATCGGGCGCGCCTATCTGGAGCGATCTTCGATGCGGCCGCGCTGCCGGGTGCTGCCGATCGGCGTGCTGGTGCTGGTCGTGGCTACCCTGCCCCTGCTCTTCCTCCCGCCGGTCGCCGTGGCCGCCATCTCGGGGCTGATCCTGGTCGGGATCGCCGTCGCCGACGGGTATATCCACGGGCGCGGCTCGCAGACCAACCCGACGTTGTAG
- a CDS encoding NAD-dependent epimerase/dehydratase family protein yields the protein MSDPILPRRVVVTGATGKLGRAVVTHLRAVGVDVLAVDRAGGRDPRDVDGEFLLVDLTDYGQVVEAFTGGADEHSGGVEAIVHLAAVPAPGLMSNATTFANNSAATYNVFAAARAAGIRHVVWASSETVLGLPFDTPPPYAPVDEEYASRPESTYSLNKALEEEMARHFCRWDLELVMVGLRFSNVMDVEDYAAFPSFDADPRARRWNLWGYIDARDGAQAVERALAHDRPGADVFIIANADTVMTRSSASLMAEVYPGVEIRRELGEHETLLSIDKARRVLGFEPRHSWRNHVDPSGR from the coding sequence ATGAGTGATCCCATACTCCCCAGGCGCGTCGTCGTCACCGGCGCCACCGGCAAGCTCGGCCGTGCCGTGGTAACGCACCTGCGCGCCGTGGGCGTCGACGTGCTGGCGGTGGACCGTGCCGGCGGACGCGACCCGCGCGACGTGGACGGCGAGTTCCTCCTCGTCGACCTCACCGACTACGGCCAGGTGGTGGAGGCGTTCACCGGGGGCGCCGACGAGCACTCCGGCGGCGTCGAGGCCATCGTGCACCTCGCGGCGGTACCCGCCCCCGGGCTGATGTCCAACGCGACCACGTTCGCCAACAACTCCGCCGCCACGTACAACGTGTTCGCCGCAGCCAGGGCCGCCGGCATCAGACATGTGGTGTGGGCGTCGAGCGAGACGGTGCTCGGGTTGCCGTTCGACACGCCGCCGCCGTACGCCCCCGTCGACGAGGAGTACGCGTCACGGCCGGAGTCGACGTACTCGCTGAACAAGGCCCTTGAGGAGGAGATGGCGCGGCACTTCTGCCGCTGGGACCTGGAGCTGGTCATGGTGGGCCTGCGGTTCTCCAACGTGATGGACGTCGAGGACTACGCGGCGTTCCCGTCGTTCGACGCCGACCCGCGGGCGCGGCGGTGGAACCTGTGGGGCTACATCGACGCCCGCGACGGCGCGCAGGCGGTCGAACGGGCGCTCGCCCACGACCGGCCCGGCGCCGACGTGTTCATCATCGCCAACGCCGACACCGTCATGACCAGGTCCAGCGCCAGCCTCATGGCCGAGGTCTACCCGGGAGTCGAGATCCGCCGGGAGTTGGGCGAGCACGAGACGCTTCTCAGCATCGACAAGGCCCGCCGGGTCCTGGGCTTCGAGCCCCGGCACTCGTGGCGCAACCATGTGGACCCGTCCGGTCGTTGA
- a CDS encoding VOC family protein has protein sequence MDITIHTTVLPHVDPEESLAFYRDVLGFEVRTDVGQGTMRWITVGPAGQPDTSILLAPPTADPGLTEDERRMISEMMAKGTYGWILLATRNLDDTFEKVQARDAEVVQEPTEQPYGIRDCAFRDPAGNMVRIQELR, from the coding sequence ATGGACATCACCATTCACACGACAGTTCTTCCCCACGTCGACCCCGAGGAGTCGCTGGCCTTCTACCGCGACGTGCTCGGCTTCGAGGTCCGCACCGACGTCGGGCAGGGCACCATGCGGTGGATCACCGTCGGCCCTGCCGGGCAGCCCGACACGTCGATCCTCCTGGCGCCGCCGACAGCGGACCCCGGCCTCACCGAGGACGAGCGGCGCATGATCAGCGAGATGATGGCCAAGGGCACGTACGGCTGGATCCTGCTGGCCACCCGCAACCTCGACGACACGTTCGAGAAGGTGCAGGCCCGCGACGCCGAGGTCGTCCAGGAGCCCACCGAGCAGCCGTACGGCATCCGTGACTGCGCCTTCCGGGACCCGGCCGGCAACATGGTACGCATCCAGGAGCTTCGCTGA